A genomic stretch from Candidatus Tanganyikabacteria bacterium includes:
- a CDS encoding type II toxin-antitoxin system prevent-host-death family antitoxin yields the protein MQRVGIRELKARLSHYLREVARGVPYEVTDRGEVVAELRPPGGVPGESRYEARFRDLVRSGKLHPATRPSRPGLFHPITEPLPPGVLGQILDELKADRYLP from the coding sequence GTGCAACGCGTCGGGATTCGCGAGCTGAAAGCTCGGCTCAGCCACTACCTCCGGGAGGTGGCGCGGGGAGTGCCGTACGAGGTGACCGACCGAGGCGAAGTCGTCGCGGAGCTCCGTCCGCCAGGGGGCGTGCCCGGTGAGTCCCGGTACGAGGCGCGGTTCCGCGACCTGGTCAGGTCCGGCAAGCTCCACCCCGCGACGCGGCCATCGCGACCGGGCCTCTTCCATCCGATCACGGAGCCGCTCCCACCAGGCGTCCTGGGACAAATCCTCGATGAGCTCAAAGCCGATCGATACCTACCTTGA
- a CDS encoding dual specificity protein phosphatase family protein has protein sequence MDHDWITPRIALGAAVEDRHDAHELLIQGITHVVNLYLGHPDDSYFGGSDVSLHYFGIFDGENDPDLARANINGAIEAVRGALAAAPHHKVYVHCAAGISRSAAVVVGYLMRSEELSMAEALRRVRDCRPCVNPHPAHLMTLLEIFRAPDPATNQNATPTWRYGPQV, from the coding sequence GCGCTGGGGGCAGCGGTCGAAGACCGTCATGACGCCCACGAACTGCTGATCCAGGGCATCACGCACGTCGTCAATCTCTACCTGGGCCACCCGGACGATTCCTACTTCGGCGGCTCCGACGTCTCGTTGCACTACTTCGGTATCTTCGACGGGGAGAACGACCCCGATCTCGCCCGGGCAAACATCAACGGCGCCATCGAGGCCGTGCGCGGCGCCCTTGCCGCCGCGCCCCACCACAAGGTCTACGTCCACTGCGCGGCGGGCATCTCGCGGTCGGCGGCCGTCGTGGTCGGCTACCTGATGCGCAGCGAGGAGTTGTCCATGGCCGAGGCGTTACGCCGCGTGCGGGACTGCCGCCCCTGCGTCAATCCGCATCCGGCGCACCTGATGACCCTGCTCGAGATCTTCCGGGCGCCCGATCCGGCGACGAATCAGAACGCGACGCCGACCTGGAGGTACGGCCCCCAGGTGTAG
- a CDS encoding type II toxin-antitoxin system VapC family toxin produces MSSKPIDTYLESSAVLRALLEGDADLERLLEQAVPLTASRLTWFEADRALRQAVSAGRKTAEEAAAIRDQLEAVRSACHTIDIDEEALACGARDFPREPVYSLDAIHLGTALYLRDALGVTVFASCDTRLRENAGDLGFALLPPAGRQVFTE; encoded by the coding sequence ATGAGCTCAAAGCCGATCGATACCTACCTTGAGTCCAGTGCGGTGCTGCGCGCGCTTCTCGAAGGCGATGCCGACCTGGAGCGCCTCCTCGAGCAGGCCGTCCCTCTGACCGCGAGCAGACTTACCTGGTTCGAAGCAGACCGAGCGCTCAGGCAGGCCGTCAGCGCAGGTCGCAAGACCGCGGAGGAAGCCGCGGCCATTCGCGATCAGCTAGAAGCCGTCAGGAGCGCTTGCCACACGATCGATATCGACGAGGAAGCCCTGGCCTGCGGGGCCAGGGACTTCCCGCGCGAGCCGGTCTATTCGCTCGATGCCATCCACCTGGGCACCGCGTTGTACCTCCGGGATGCCCTGGGGGTGACGGTGTTCGCCTCCTGCGACACCCGCCTGCGGGAAAACGCCGGGGATCTTGGGTTCGCTCTCCTGCCGCCGGCCGGCCGACAGGTCTTCACGGAGTGA